The window TTTTAATATCATTGGTTGCATCTTTAAGTTGACGCATACCTTTACCTAAACCTTTTGCAATTTCAGGAACATTTTTAGCTCCAAAAACCATAACAACGATAAGCAGGATGAAAAATATTTCTCCTCCGCTTATAAATAAAAATGTTGCTAATTGTATCATGGTACAAATATACTAAGTTGTTTTGATTGTTTGAATAAACTACTCTTTTTTTTAAGAGTCTTTTATGTTGTTTTTTGTATTTTTACATCAAGTGAAACACAAAACTATGGCGTTTAAAACTATTGAGTCTAATCCAATTTTGGATCGTTTACCTAAGCATTTAAGGCAGTTTATTAAGCCTCAGGATTATGCGGATTATTCTGCAATTGATCAAGCCGTTTGGCGTTATGCTATGCGTAAAAACGTAGACTATTTAAGCACAGTAGCACATAGCACGTACATAGAAGGTTTACAACAAACAGGAATTAGTGTTGATGCTATCCCTAATATGTATGGGATGAATCGCATTTTAAAAGCGATAGGTTGGGCTGCTGTTGCTGTAGATGGTTTTATACCACCTAATGCATTTATGGAGTTCCAAGCGTATAACGTATTAGTTATCGCTAGTGATATTAGACAATTAGAACATATAGAATATACTCCTGCTCCAGATATTATCCATGAAGGTGCTGGTCATGCACCCATTATTGCTAATCCTGAATATGCCGAGTATTTAAGGCGTTTTGGAGAAATTGGTTGTAAAGCAATTAGTTCTGCTAAGGATTATGAATTATATGAAGCTGTACGCCATTTATCTATTATTAAGGAAGCGCCTAATACGCCGCAAGATCAAATTGATTTAGCTGAAAAAACGGTGGAAGATTTACAAAATAATATGGGTGAACCAAGTGAGATGGCTTTAATTAGAAACTTACATTGGTGGACCGTCGAATATGGTTTGATTGGAACCATTGCAGATCCCAAAATTTATGGTGCTGGTTTACTATCCTCTATTGGAGAAAGCGCTTGGTGCATGACGGATAAGGTAAAGAAATTACCTTATACGATAGACTCTACTTTTCAGAATTTTGACATTACAAAACCACAACCTCAATTATATGTGACTCCAGATTTTGCGCACCTTAGTTTAGTGTTAGAGTCTTTTGCTAATACTATGGCGCTCCGCACTGGTGGACCAAGTGCTATTAAAAAATTAATACACAGTCAAGCTTTGGGTACTATTGAGCTTAGTACTGGTTTGCAAATTTCAGGCGTGTTTACTAACATGATTGAACACAACGGTAAGGTAAGCTATATACAAACCACCGGAAAAACAGCATTAGCTAACAGAGATAAAGAATTGGTTGGACACAGTACTTTAGAACATGCGGATGGTTTTGGATCTCCTATAGGAAAATTAAGAGGTATTAATCTTGCTATTGAAGACATGTCGCCACGTGATTTACGTGCTTATGATATTTATGAAGGTGAAACGGTTACTTTAGAGTTTGAAAATGATATTATTGTAACTGGAGAGATTATTACGGGAACAAGAAACCTACAAGGTAAAATTATCTTGATTAGTTTTAAAAACTGTACTGTAACACATAAAGACACTATTTTATTTGAACCTTCTTGGGGACAATATGACATGGCTGTTGGTAAAGAAGTATTATCGGGGTATTCGGGCCCTGCAGATTTACACAGTTTTGATTTGATTACCCATAAAGTAAGCAGCACAACAATACATGTTGAGCATTCTGCCGAAAAATTAGAATTGATTGATCTATACAAACAAGTCCGTGATTATCGAGAAGGCACTAACTGTACTATTTCTAGAACCAAAGTGTTGGAACAGTTAATTAACCGTTTTCCGATGGATTGGCTACTACCTGTTGAATTGTTTGAATTAGCGAAAAAAGGTAATGAAAATGAATTACGTCATACTATTCTTGAACATTTAGAAACGATCAAACAAAACAGACCAGAAATTGGGCATTTAATTGATGATGGTATAAAGATTGCAAGTGAGGAGATTGCGGTTTAAATTTAAACGACATTAAGGGTAATAACTTAATTATTAACTTATATCTGTATACTAATGACCACATTAAAATACAGATATAAGTTAGTATATTATTTGTTTACAAAAAAAACAATTACTTATAACTCTTCAACTTCTCCTTAGTAAAGTCACTAAGCACAAGTCTTCCACTAATTTCAGCACGTTCTAGAAGCGATACACACCATTCGTTAGTATCTTCCCAAAGCACTCTTTTAAGCTCTAATAAAGCTTCTGGGTTGTAAGACGCCAATTTAAGCGCTAAAACAGTTACAGCGTCGTCCAACGCTTCAACCGTTTCAAAGACCTCCGCATATAAGCCTTTTGTTTTTGCATACGCTGCATCATAAAAGGATTCTGCATTAATGGTCATTTGAGAAAAAGCAGTTTGCCCCATTTTTCTAGTCACTGCAGGTTCGATAACAAATGGTCCAATACCAATACTAATTTCGCTAAGCTTAATTGCTGCAAATTTAGTTGCTAAACAATAATCCGTTGCACTTGCTAAACCTACTCCTCCTCCAACTGCTTTACCTTGTACACGTCCAATAATTAATTTTGGACATTTACGCATAGCATTAATCACGTTTGCAAAACCGGAAAAAAATTGCTTCCCTTCCTGTAAATTCTTAATAGCTACGAGCTCAGTAAAACTTGCGCCAGCACAAAACGTGCGGTCTCCTCCACTTTTTAAAACAATCACTTTTATACTATCATTTTGTCCCGCTGCTTTTATAGTTAATTCTAATTCTTTTAAAATAGGACTAGGCATCGCATTATGTTCTGGTGTAAAAAACTCGATATAACCTATGTTATTTTCAATGGTTTGTTTGACGTATGCTTGAGACATTTGCTCTTATTTTTAAGTTGAAGTTACACAAATTTAAGGATTTTTAAGTTTCAAATTAGTAGCTTTGTAAGAAACAATTACACTATGGGAATTTTTAGTTTTCTTTTCGGAAATAAAGCCAATAAGATAAAAGACTTTACAGATAGAGGTGCCATAATTTTAGATGTACGCTCTAAGGCAGAATATGACTCTGGTGCAATTCCTGGCTCAAAACATATCCCATTACAACAAATTCAGGCTAAGGTCAATCAAATAAAAAAATGGGACAAACCTGTTATTACTTGTTGTGCTAGTGGTATGCGATCCGGCAGTGCCGCAGCTATTTTACGAAGTAATGGTGTCGAAGTTATGAATGGTGGAGGATGGCAAAGCCTAAGCAATAAACTATAGTTTATTCAACGCCAATCTTTCCAATACCTCACAGTTTGAAGTTTTCGAGCTTGTCCTGATTATCTATTTTACTATCGTTGTACTCCAAGGTCCACCCCAAACTATTGGTTAAAATATAAAATTTAGACAACTCACTAACCAACCTATTTTTAGCATTGATTCGCAAATTAGAAGCTTCTATTTTTTTATTGATACGCTCTGTAACAATATCTTGTATTTTATTATAATCATCATGATTAAAAGCATTGAGATACCCGCTTTCCACATCGTAATACTCTAACTGTGGATAGATTTTTAATTCTTCTTTAGGAATAGACTTAATTTTTAAGATTTTATTAATACTATCTATTTCAAATTCGATCTTACTTAAGTCGTAAGCCACCGTTACTTCAGCATTAACAATAACCAAAGCTTGTTTGTCTGAGGTTAAATTAGCAAATAAGGCTTTAGAACTTTTATAACTATAGGCGTCACTAAAATAACCTTCAGTAACCACTAACTTACCAACATTACTTATCTGTTTTTCTATTAAAGCAGAGTGTTCTCTAATAATTGTTTTGTCCGCACTACCTGCTGTACATTTTTTTAAAATGAAAGACAAAACAAACGCTATGACTATACCTATAATTATTTTTCGCATGATATAAAAGTACTATTAGATTCTGAATTTATCTAAAAAAGTGACATTAAAATATTATTTTAAAAACACTAATTTAAAGA is drawn from Psychroserpens sp. NJDZ02 and contains these coding sequences:
- a CDS encoding twin-arginine translocase TatA/TatE family subunit; its protein translation is MIQLATFLFISGGEIFFILLIVVMVFGAKNVPEIAKGLGKGMRQLKDATNDIKTEITKSAERNGLDTSITDGVNEELKKVKDDLEEFTGSVRRKL
- a CDS encoding aromatic amino acid hydroxylase; translated protein: MAFKTIESNPILDRLPKHLRQFIKPQDYADYSAIDQAVWRYAMRKNVDYLSTVAHSTYIEGLQQTGISVDAIPNMYGMNRILKAIGWAAVAVDGFIPPNAFMEFQAYNVLVIASDIRQLEHIEYTPAPDIIHEGAGHAPIIANPEYAEYLRRFGEIGCKAISSAKDYELYEAVRHLSIIKEAPNTPQDQIDLAEKTVEDLQNNMGEPSEMALIRNLHWWTVEYGLIGTIADPKIYGAGLLSSIGESAWCMTDKVKKLPYTIDSTFQNFDITKPQPQLYVTPDFAHLSLVLESFANTMALRTGGPSAIKKLIHSQALGTIELSTGLQISGVFTNMIEHNGKVSYIQTTGKTALANRDKELVGHSTLEHADGFGSPIGKLRGINLAIEDMSPRDLRAYDIYEGETVTLEFENDIIVTGEIITGTRNLQGKIILISFKNCTVTHKDTILFEPSWGQYDMAVGKEVLSGYSGPADLHSFDLITHKVSSTTIHVEHSAEKLELIDLYKQVRDYREGTNCTISRTKVLEQLINRFPMDWLLPVELFELAKKGNENELRHTILEHLETIKQNRPEIGHLIDDGIKIASEEIAV
- a CDS encoding enoyl-CoA hydratase/isomerase family protein; translation: MSQAYVKQTIENNIGYIEFFTPEHNAMPSPILKELELTIKAAGQNDSIKVIVLKSGGDRTFCAGASFTELVAIKNLQEGKQFFSGFANVINAMRKCPKLIIGRVQGKAVGGGVGLASATDYCLATKFAAIKLSEISIGIGPFVIEPAVTRKMGQTAFSQMTINAESFYDAAYAKTKGLYAEVFETVEALDDAVTVLALKLASYNPEALLELKRVLWEDTNEWCVSLLERAEISGRLVLSDFTKEKLKSYK
- a CDS encoding rhodanese-like domain-containing protein, with the protein product MGIFSFLFGNKANKIKDFTDRGAIILDVRSKAEYDSGAIPGSKHIPLQQIQAKVNQIKKWDKPVITCCASGMRSGSAAAILRSNGVEVMNGGGWQSLSNKL
- a CDS encoding DUF4230 domain-containing protein, producing MRKIIIGIVIAFVLSFILKKCTAGSADKTIIREHSALIEKQISNVGKLVVTEGYFSDAYSYKSSKALFANLTSDKQALVIVNAEVTVAYDLSKIEFEIDSINKILKIKSIPKEELKIYPQLEYYDVESGYLNAFNHDDYNKIQDIVTERINKKIEASNLRINAKNRLVSELSKFYILTNSLGWTLEYNDSKIDNQDKLENFKL